From a region of the Anomalospiza imberbis isolate Cuckoo-Finch-1a 21T00152 chromosome 3, ASM3175350v1, whole genome shotgun sequence genome:
- the MAP7 gene encoding ensconsin isoform X5: MPGSTTALRQERLKKSARPNPPGLFTINEEDEQQKNGNSTRLKATEGSETQDKKVTSGQSNTGTKPDHPTVLKVDDRQRLARERREEREKQLAARESVWLEREERARQHYEKHLEERRKKLEEQRLKEERRRAAVEEKRRQKLEEEKERHEAVVRRTIERSQKPKQRQNRWSWGGALHNRINNTDRDRRSVSTMNLSKHVDPVINKRLSSSSATLLNSPDRARRLQLSPWESSIVSRLLTPTHSFLARSKSTAALSGDAVIPVCPRSASCSPLSPLSYKALNCRNSGERAKLYASTDAVGRRRTTHLAGTDKREKDHLSSSFSANFKGGHFTSSLKARSSAPSPVWHASKSLPFLPGTPKQITSPPGSSKVSSAQTRPPSPGNIRPIKKEIKPEGEKKRPEKEAEKAKEVRTEESKGTSVGAGEPASQEQLAVQAELTQAASPSLPPAPPTPSPAAALPKPSAGTTDPEEATRLLTEKRRLAREQREREEQERREREELERQKKEELSQRIAEERARREEEEARRQEAEKQRKDTEEREKEERLRRQAEEREQKEKEEIERIQKQKEEEARLREEAERIRLEREKHFQREEQERLERKKRLEEIMKRTRRVEAVDKKSNDQQNGHISKANITGEAVAGSPASLSEPAAGPQLQHAVPPPHNGTPAACVHGGVLHQPPANMDSNLNPEENANENGMSVQNDNCEEIMNLPIGSKPSRLDAMNNDGSSSPGIPLNPILAFEDKGTLLPQVDSVQTHQTAEVI; this comes from the exons CAACTGAAGGTTCTGAAACACAAGATAAGAAAGTTACTTCAGGACAAAGCAACACTGGAACTAAACCAG ATCATCCAACAGTACTAAAGGTTGATGATAGGCAACGGCTTGCCAGAGAACGGAGAGAAGAGCGAGAAAAACAGCTAG CTGCTAGAGAATCTGTCTGGctagaaagagaagagagagcaCGGCAACATTATGAAAAACACCTAGAGGAACGCAGAAAGAAGCTAGAAGAGCAGAGACTAAAGGAAGAGAGAAGGCGAGCTGCCGTAGAGGAAAAGCGAAGGCAAAAACTAGAAGAAGAGAAG GAACGACATGAAGCTGTTGTACGTCGCACAATTGAAAGAAGCCAGAAGccaaaacaaaggcaaaacagGTGGTCCTGGGGAGGAGCACTACACAACCGCATTAATAACACAG ATCGAGACAGGCGGTCTGTTTCAACAATGAACCTTTCGAAACATGTTGATCCAGTCATAAACAAGCGGCTCTCCTCCTCATCTGCAACATTACTAAATTCTCCAGACAGAG CTCGCCGTCTTCAGCTCAGCCCATGGGAGAGCAGCATCGTTAGCAGGCTCCTGACGCCCACACACTCATTCCTGGCTCGGAGTAAAAGCACAGCTGCATTGTCTGGAGATGCAG TTATCCCCGTTTGTCCCCGTTCAGCATCTTGCAGCCCCCTCAGTCCTCTGTCCTACAAGGCCCTGAACTGTAGGAATTCAGGAGAACGAGCAAAACTTTATGCTTCCACTGATGCCGTTGGACGTCGGAGAACAACGCATCTTGCAGGG ACtgacaaaagagaaaaggacCATTTGTCATCCAGCTTCTCAGCCAACTTTAAAGGAGGTCATTTTACTTCCAGCCTCAAAGCTAGATCATCAGCTCCCTCTCCAGTTTG GCATGCATCAAAGTCTTTGCCTTTTTTGCCTGGCACACCCAAGCAGATAACTTCCCCACCTGGTTCCTCCAAAGTTTCCTCTGCTCAGACACGTCCTCCCTCTCCTGGCAACATCCGGCCAATCAAAAAAGAGATCAAACCAGAAGGTGAGAAGAAAAGACCAGAAAAGGAGGCTGAAAAGGCCAAAGAAGTGAGGACAGAAGAGAGTAAAGGAACTTCAGTAGGTGCTGGAGAACCCGCAAGTCAGGAACAGCTCGCTGTCCAAGCAGAGCTAACTCAAG CAGCCAGCCCATCCCTACCTCCTGCTCCACcaactccttctccagctgcagcactgcccaaGCCCTCTGCAGGTACAACTGACCCTGAAGAAGCAACAAGGCTGCTGACTGAAAAGAGGCGCCTTGCCCGTGAGCAGCGGGAACGGGAGGAGcaggaaaggagggagagagaagagctTGAAAG ACAAAAGAAAGAAGAGTTGTCACAGAGGATAGCCGAGGAAAGAGCTCGCCGAGAAGAGGAGGAAGCTCGCagacaagaagcagaaaaacaaaggaaggaTACAGAGGAGCGGGAAAAGGAAGAACGGCTGCGCCGCCAGGCAGAAGAGagagagcagaaggagaaagaagagataGAGCGCATTCAGAAACAA AAAGAAGAGGAAGCCCGCCTGCGGGAAGAGGCCGAGAGGATTCGATTAGAACGTGAAAAGCATTTCCAAAGAGAAGAGCAAGAGCGCTTGGAAAGGAAGAAG AGGCTTGAGGAGATCATGAAGAGAACTAGGCGTGTAGAAGCTGTAGATAAG AAATCCAATGACCAGCAAAATGGACATATATCAAAGGCAAATATTACTGGAGAAGCAG TCGCAGGCAGTCCTGCATCTCTCTCggagccagcagcagggcctcaGCTGCAGCATGCAGTGCCACCTCCGCACAATGGGACGCCGGCCGCCTGCGTGCACGGGGGGGTTCTGCACCAGCCCCCTGCAAACATGGACAG CAATCTCAATCCAgaggaaaatgcaaatgaaaatggAATGTCTGTGCAGAATGATAATTGTGAAGAGATCATGAACCTGCCTATTGGTTCTAAACCATCCCGGCTGGATGCTATGAACAATGATGGAAGCAGCAGTCCCGGAATTCCTTTGAATCCAATTCTAGCCTTTGAAGATAAGGGGACTCTTTTGCCTCAGGTAGATAGTGTTCAAACACATCAAACAGCAG AAGTGATCTGA
- the MAP7 gene encoding ensconsin isoform X4, which yields MPGSTTALRQERLKKSARPNPPGLFTINEEDEQQKNGNSTRLKATEGSETQDKKVTSGQSNTGTKPDHPTVLKVDDRQRLARERREEREKQLAARESVWLEREERARQHYEKHLEERRKKLEEQRLKEERRRAAVEEKRRQKLEEEKERHEAVVRRTIERSQKPKQRQNRWSWGGALHNRINNTDRDRRSVSTMNLSKHVDPVINKRLSSSSATLLNSPDRARRLQLSPWESSIVSRLLTPTHSFLARSKSTAALSGDAVIPVCPRSASCSPLSPLSYKALNCRNSGERAKLYASTDAVGRRRTTHLAGTDKREKDHLSSSFSANFKGGHFTSSLKARSSAPSPVWHASKSLPFLPGTPKQITSPPGSSKVSSAQTRPPSPGNIRPIKKEIKPEGEKKRPEKEAEKAKEVRTEESKGTSVGAGEPASQEQLAVQAELTQVSAASPSLPPAPPTPSPAAALPKPSAGTTDPEEATRLLTEKRRLAREQREREEQERREREELERQKKEELSQRIAEERARREEEEARRQEAEKQRKDTEEREKEERLRRQAEEREQKEKEEIERIQKQKEEEARLREEAERIRLEREKHFQREEQERLERKKRLEEIMKRTRRVEAVDKKSNDQQNGHISKANITGEAVAGSPASLSEPAAGPQLQHAVPPPHNGTPAACVHGGVLHQPPANMDSNLNPEENANENGMSVQNDNCEEIMNLPIGSKPSRLDAMNNDGSSSPGIPLNPILAFEDKGTLLPQVDSVQTHQTAEVI from the exons CAACTGAAGGTTCTGAAACACAAGATAAGAAAGTTACTTCAGGACAAAGCAACACTGGAACTAAACCAG ATCATCCAACAGTACTAAAGGTTGATGATAGGCAACGGCTTGCCAGAGAACGGAGAGAAGAGCGAGAAAAACAGCTAG CTGCTAGAGAATCTGTCTGGctagaaagagaagagagagcaCGGCAACATTATGAAAAACACCTAGAGGAACGCAGAAAGAAGCTAGAAGAGCAGAGACTAAAGGAAGAGAGAAGGCGAGCTGCCGTAGAGGAAAAGCGAAGGCAAAAACTAGAAGAAGAGAAG GAACGACATGAAGCTGTTGTACGTCGCACAATTGAAAGAAGCCAGAAGccaaaacaaaggcaaaacagGTGGTCCTGGGGAGGAGCACTACACAACCGCATTAATAACACAG ATCGAGACAGGCGGTCTGTTTCAACAATGAACCTTTCGAAACATGTTGATCCAGTCATAAACAAGCGGCTCTCCTCCTCATCTGCAACATTACTAAATTCTCCAGACAGAG CTCGCCGTCTTCAGCTCAGCCCATGGGAGAGCAGCATCGTTAGCAGGCTCCTGACGCCCACACACTCATTCCTGGCTCGGAGTAAAAGCACAGCTGCATTGTCTGGAGATGCAG TTATCCCCGTTTGTCCCCGTTCAGCATCTTGCAGCCCCCTCAGTCCTCTGTCCTACAAGGCCCTGAACTGTAGGAATTCAGGAGAACGAGCAAAACTTTATGCTTCCACTGATGCCGTTGGACGTCGGAGAACAACGCATCTTGCAGGG ACtgacaaaagagaaaaggacCATTTGTCATCCAGCTTCTCAGCCAACTTTAAAGGAGGTCATTTTACTTCCAGCCTCAAAGCTAGATCATCAGCTCCCTCTCCAGTTTG GCATGCATCAAAGTCTTTGCCTTTTTTGCCTGGCACACCCAAGCAGATAACTTCCCCACCTGGTTCCTCCAAAGTTTCCTCTGCTCAGACACGTCCTCCCTCTCCTGGCAACATCCGGCCAATCAAAAAAGAGATCAAACCAGAAGGTGAGAAGAAAAGACCAGAAAAGGAGGCTGAAAAGGCCAAAGAAGTGAGGACAGAAGAGAGTAAAGGAACTTCAGTAGGTGCTGGAGAACCCGCAAGTCAGGAACAGCTCGCTGTCCAAGCAGAGCTAACTCAA gtTTCAGCAGCCAGCCCATCCCTACCTCCTGCTCCACcaactccttctccagctgcagcactgcccaaGCCCTCTGCAGGTACAACTGACCCTGAAGAAGCAACAAGGCTGCTGACTGAAAAGAGGCGCCTTGCCCGTGAGCAGCGGGAACGGGAGGAGcaggaaaggagggagagagaagagctTGAAAG ACAAAAGAAAGAAGAGTTGTCACAGAGGATAGCCGAGGAAAGAGCTCGCCGAGAAGAGGAGGAAGCTCGCagacaagaagcagaaaaacaaaggaaggaTACAGAGGAGCGGGAAAAGGAAGAACGGCTGCGCCGCCAGGCAGAAGAGagagagcagaaggagaaagaagagataGAGCGCATTCAGAAACAA AAAGAAGAGGAAGCCCGCCTGCGGGAAGAGGCCGAGAGGATTCGATTAGAACGTGAAAAGCATTTCCAAAGAGAAGAGCAAGAGCGCTTGGAAAGGAAGAAG AGGCTTGAGGAGATCATGAAGAGAACTAGGCGTGTAGAAGCTGTAGATAAG AAATCCAATGACCAGCAAAATGGACATATATCAAAGGCAAATATTACTGGAGAAGCAG TCGCAGGCAGTCCTGCATCTCTCTCggagccagcagcagggcctcaGCTGCAGCATGCAGTGCCACCTCCGCACAATGGGACGCCGGCCGCCTGCGTGCACGGGGGGGTTCTGCACCAGCCCCCTGCAAACATGGACAG CAATCTCAATCCAgaggaaaatgcaaatgaaaatggAATGTCTGTGCAGAATGATAATTGTGAAGAGATCATGAACCTGCCTATTGGTTCTAAACCATCCCGGCTGGATGCTATGAACAATGATGGAAGCAGCAGTCCCGGAATTCCTTTGAATCCAATTCTAGCCTTTGAAGATAAGGGGACTCTTTTGCCTCAGGTAGATAGTGTTCAAACACATCAAACAGCAG AAGTGATCTGA
- the MAP7 gene encoding ensconsin isoform X1 → MPGSTTALRQERLKKSARPNPPGLFTINEEDEQQKNGNSTRLKATEGSETQDKKVTSGQSNTGTKPDHPTVLKVDDRQRLARERREEREKQLAARESVWLEREERARQHYEKHLEERRKKLEEQRLKEERRRAAVEEKRRQKLEEEKERHEAVVRRTIERSQKPKQRQNRWSWGGALHNRINNTGYFFESSFTFLDLAGLEHHFKSLGGARKPDRDRRSVSTMNLSKHVDPVINKRLSSSSATLLNSPDRARRLQLSPWESSIVSRLLTPTHSFLARSKSTAALSGDAVIPVCPRSASCSPLSPLSYKALNCRNSGERAKLYASTDAVGRRRTTHLAGTDKREKDHLSSSFSANFKGGHFTSSLKARSSAPSPVWHASKSLPFLPGTPKQITSPPGSSKVSSAQTRPPSPGNIRPIKKEIKPEGEKKRPEKEAEKAKEVRTEESKGTSVGAGEPASQEQLAVQAELTQAASPSLPPAPPTPSPAAALPKPSAGTTDPEEATRLLTEKRRLAREQREREEQERREREELERQKKEELSQRIAEERARREEEEARRQEAEKQRKDTEEREKEERLRRQAEEREQKEKEEIERIQKQKEEEARLREEAERIRLEREKHFQREEQERLERKKRLEEIMKRTRRVEAVDKKSNDQQNGHISKANITGEAVAGSPASLSEPAAGPQLQHAVPPPHNGTPAACVHGGVLHQPPANMDSNLNPEENANENGMSVQNDNCEEIMNLPIGSKPSRLDAMNNDGSSSPGIPLNPILAFEDKGTLLPQVDSVQTHQTAEVI, encoded by the exons CAACTGAAGGTTCTGAAACACAAGATAAGAAAGTTACTTCAGGACAAAGCAACACTGGAACTAAACCAG ATCATCCAACAGTACTAAAGGTTGATGATAGGCAACGGCTTGCCAGAGAACGGAGAGAAGAGCGAGAAAAACAGCTAG CTGCTAGAGAATCTGTCTGGctagaaagagaagagagagcaCGGCAACATTATGAAAAACACCTAGAGGAACGCAGAAAGAAGCTAGAAGAGCAGAGACTAAAGGAAGAGAGAAGGCGAGCTGCCGTAGAGGAAAAGCGAAGGCAAAAACTAGAAGAAGAGAAG GAACGACATGAAGCTGTTGTACGTCGCACAATTGAAAGAAGCCAGAAGccaaaacaaaggcaaaacagGTGGTCCTGGGGAGGAGCACTACACAACCGCATTAATAACACAG GTTACTTTTTTGAGTCATCATTCACCTTTCTCGATTTAGCAGGCCTGGAGCACCACTTCAAATCTCTGGGTGGTGCTAGAAAACCTG ATCGAGACAGGCGGTCTGTTTCAACAATGAACCTTTCGAAACATGTTGATCCAGTCATAAACAAGCGGCTCTCCTCCTCATCTGCAACATTACTAAATTCTCCAGACAGAG CTCGCCGTCTTCAGCTCAGCCCATGGGAGAGCAGCATCGTTAGCAGGCTCCTGACGCCCACACACTCATTCCTGGCTCGGAGTAAAAGCACAGCTGCATTGTCTGGAGATGCAG TTATCCCCGTTTGTCCCCGTTCAGCATCTTGCAGCCCCCTCAGTCCTCTGTCCTACAAGGCCCTGAACTGTAGGAATTCAGGAGAACGAGCAAAACTTTATGCTTCCACTGATGCCGTTGGACGTCGGAGAACAACGCATCTTGCAGGG ACtgacaaaagagaaaaggacCATTTGTCATCCAGCTTCTCAGCCAACTTTAAAGGAGGTCATTTTACTTCCAGCCTCAAAGCTAGATCATCAGCTCCCTCTCCAGTTTG GCATGCATCAAAGTCTTTGCCTTTTTTGCCTGGCACACCCAAGCAGATAACTTCCCCACCTGGTTCCTCCAAAGTTTCCTCTGCTCAGACACGTCCTCCCTCTCCTGGCAACATCCGGCCAATCAAAAAAGAGATCAAACCAGAAGGTGAGAAGAAAAGACCAGAAAAGGAGGCTGAAAAGGCCAAAGAAGTGAGGACAGAAGAGAGTAAAGGAACTTCAGTAGGTGCTGGAGAACCCGCAAGTCAGGAACAGCTCGCTGTCCAAGCAGAGCTAACTCAAG CAGCCAGCCCATCCCTACCTCCTGCTCCACcaactccttctccagctgcagcactgcccaaGCCCTCTGCAGGTACAACTGACCCTGAAGAAGCAACAAGGCTGCTGACTGAAAAGAGGCGCCTTGCCCGTGAGCAGCGGGAACGGGAGGAGcaggaaaggagggagagagaagagctTGAAAG ACAAAAGAAAGAAGAGTTGTCACAGAGGATAGCCGAGGAAAGAGCTCGCCGAGAAGAGGAGGAAGCTCGCagacaagaagcagaaaaacaaaggaaggaTACAGAGGAGCGGGAAAAGGAAGAACGGCTGCGCCGCCAGGCAGAAGAGagagagcagaaggagaaagaagagataGAGCGCATTCAGAAACAA AAAGAAGAGGAAGCCCGCCTGCGGGAAGAGGCCGAGAGGATTCGATTAGAACGTGAAAAGCATTTCCAAAGAGAAGAGCAAGAGCGCTTGGAAAGGAAGAAG AGGCTTGAGGAGATCATGAAGAGAACTAGGCGTGTAGAAGCTGTAGATAAG AAATCCAATGACCAGCAAAATGGACATATATCAAAGGCAAATATTACTGGAGAAGCAG TCGCAGGCAGTCCTGCATCTCTCTCggagccagcagcagggcctcaGCTGCAGCATGCAGTGCCACCTCCGCACAATGGGACGCCGGCCGCCTGCGTGCACGGGGGGGTTCTGCACCAGCCCCCTGCAAACATGGACAG CAATCTCAATCCAgaggaaaatgcaaatgaaaatggAATGTCTGTGCAGAATGATAATTGTGAAGAGATCATGAACCTGCCTATTGGTTCTAAACCATCCCGGCTGGATGCTATGAACAATGATGGAAGCAGCAGTCCCGGAATTCCTTTGAATCCAATTCTAGCCTTTGAAGATAAGGGGACTCTTTTGCCTCAGGTAGATAGTGTTCAAACACATCAAACAGCAG AAGTGATCTGA
- the MAP7 gene encoding ensconsin isoform X3 → MPGSTTALRQERLKKSARPNPPGLFTINEEDEQQKNGNSTRLKATEGSETQDKKVTSGQSNTGTKPDHPTVLKVDDRQRLARERREEREKQLAARESVWLEREERARQHYEKHLEERRKKLEEQRLKEERRRAAVEEKRRQKLEEEKERHEAVVRRTIERSQKPKQRQNRWSWGGALHNRINNTGYFFESSFTFLDLAGLEHHFKSLGGARKPDRDRRSVSTMNLSKHVDPVINKRLSSSSATLLNSPDRARRLQLSPWESSIVSRLLTPTHSFLARSKSTAALSGDAASCSPLSPLSYKALNCRNSGERAKLYASTDAVGRRRTTHLAGTDKREKDHLSSSFSANFKGGHFTSSLKARSSAPSPVWHASKSLPFLPGTPKQITSPPGSSKVSSAQTRPPSPGNIRPIKKEIKPEGEKKRPEKEAEKAKEVRTEESKGTSVGAGEPASQEQLAVQAELTQAASPSLPPAPPTPSPAAALPKPSAGTTDPEEATRLLTEKRRLAREQREREEQERREREELERQKKEELSQRIAEERARREEEEARRQEAEKQRKDTEEREKEERLRRQAEEREQKEKEEIERIQKQKEEEARLREEAERIRLEREKHFQREEQERLERKKRLEEIMKRTRRVEAVDKKSNDQQNGHISKANITGEAVAGSPASLSEPAAGPQLQHAVPPPHNGTPAACVHGGVLHQPPANMDSNLNPEENANENGMSVQNDNCEEIMNLPIGSKPSRLDAMNNDGSSSPGIPLNPILAFEDKGTLLPQVDSVQTHQTAEVI, encoded by the exons CAACTGAAGGTTCTGAAACACAAGATAAGAAAGTTACTTCAGGACAAAGCAACACTGGAACTAAACCAG ATCATCCAACAGTACTAAAGGTTGATGATAGGCAACGGCTTGCCAGAGAACGGAGAGAAGAGCGAGAAAAACAGCTAG CTGCTAGAGAATCTGTCTGGctagaaagagaagagagagcaCGGCAACATTATGAAAAACACCTAGAGGAACGCAGAAAGAAGCTAGAAGAGCAGAGACTAAAGGAAGAGAGAAGGCGAGCTGCCGTAGAGGAAAAGCGAAGGCAAAAACTAGAAGAAGAGAAG GAACGACATGAAGCTGTTGTACGTCGCACAATTGAAAGAAGCCAGAAGccaaaacaaaggcaaaacagGTGGTCCTGGGGAGGAGCACTACACAACCGCATTAATAACACAG GTTACTTTTTTGAGTCATCATTCACCTTTCTCGATTTAGCAGGCCTGGAGCACCACTTCAAATCTCTGGGTGGTGCTAGAAAACCTG ATCGAGACAGGCGGTCTGTTTCAACAATGAACCTTTCGAAACATGTTGATCCAGTCATAAACAAGCGGCTCTCCTCCTCATCTGCAACATTACTAAATTCTCCAGACAGAG CTCGCCGTCTTCAGCTCAGCCCATGGGAGAGCAGCATCGTTAGCAGGCTCCTGACGCCCACACACTCATTCCTGGCTCGGAGTAAAAGCACAGCTGCATTGTCTGGAGATGCAG CATCTTGCAGCCCCCTCAGTCCTCTGTCCTACAAGGCCCTGAACTGTAGGAATTCAGGAGAACGAGCAAAACTTTATGCTTCCACTGATGCCGTTGGACGTCGGAGAACAACGCATCTTGCAGGG ACtgacaaaagagaaaaggacCATTTGTCATCCAGCTTCTCAGCCAACTTTAAAGGAGGTCATTTTACTTCCAGCCTCAAAGCTAGATCATCAGCTCCCTCTCCAGTTTG GCATGCATCAAAGTCTTTGCCTTTTTTGCCTGGCACACCCAAGCAGATAACTTCCCCACCTGGTTCCTCCAAAGTTTCCTCTGCTCAGACACGTCCTCCCTCTCCTGGCAACATCCGGCCAATCAAAAAAGAGATCAAACCAGAAGGTGAGAAGAAAAGACCAGAAAAGGAGGCTGAAAAGGCCAAAGAAGTGAGGACAGAAGAGAGTAAAGGAACTTCAGTAGGTGCTGGAGAACCCGCAAGTCAGGAACAGCTCGCTGTCCAAGCAGAGCTAACTCAAG CAGCCAGCCCATCCCTACCTCCTGCTCCACcaactccttctccagctgcagcactgcccaaGCCCTCTGCAGGTACAACTGACCCTGAAGAAGCAACAAGGCTGCTGACTGAAAAGAGGCGCCTTGCCCGTGAGCAGCGGGAACGGGAGGAGcaggaaaggagggagagagaagagctTGAAAG ACAAAAGAAAGAAGAGTTGTCACAGAGGATAGCCGAGGAAAGAGCTCGCCGAGAAGAGGAGGAAGCTCGCagacaagaagcagaaaaacaaaggaaggaTACAGAGGAGCGGGAAAAGGAAGAACGGCTGCGCCGCCAGGCAGAAGAGagagagcagaaggagaaagaagagataGAGCGCATTCAGAAACAA AAAGAAGAGGAAGCCCGCCTGCGGGAAGAGGCCGAGAGGATTCGATTAGAACGTGAAAAGCATTTCCAAAGAGAAGAGCAAGAGCGCTTGGAAAGGAAGAAG AGGCTTGAGGAGATCATGAAGAGAACTAGGCGTGTAGAAGCTGTAGATAAG AAATCCAATGACCAGCAAAATGGACATATATCAAAGGCAAATATTACTGGAGAAGCAG TCGCAGGCAGTCCTGCATCTCTCTCggagccagcagcagggcctcaGCTGCAGCATGCAGTGCCACCTCCGCACAATGGGACGCCGGCCGCCTGCGTGCACGGGGGGGTTCTGCACCAGCCCCCTGCAAACATGGACAG CAATCTCAATCCAgaggaaaatgcaaatgaaaatggAATGTCTGTGCAGAATGATAATTGTGAAGAGATCATGAACCTGCCTATTGGTTCTAAACCATCCCGGCTGGATGCTATGAACAATGATGGAAGCAGCAGTCCCGGAATTCCTTTGAATCCAATTCTAGCCTTTGAAGATAAGGGGACTCTTTTGCCTCAGGTAGATAGTGTTCAAACACATCAAACAGCAG AAGTGATCTGA